TTCGCGACTTTCCGCGCGGTGAACCCGGATTCGGAGGCGACGACGACCGCGGCGGCGTCCACGTCCCGCGCGAGGTAGCGCGCGGAGCGCGCGAGCGCGTCCGTCCGCCCGTCGTCGGCGTTCGGGACGCGCTGTTCGAGGAGTTCCGCGTACTCGTCGCTCGACTCGGCCTCGCGAACGATGCGGTCCATGGTCTCCACGACTCGCACCGGGTGGTCGCCGACGGCGGTCTCCGCGGAGAGCATCACGCCGTCCGTCCCGTCGAGCACGGCGTTCGCGACGTCGCTCGCTTCGGCGCGCGTCGGCCGCCGCGAGCGCACCATCGAGTCCAGCATCTCCGTCGCCGTGATGACCGGCGTCCCCGTCTCCCGGCACCGCCGGATGATGCGTTTCTGAATCATCGGCACGTCCTCCATCGGGAGTTCGACGCCGAGGTCGCCGCGCGCCACCATCACGCCGTAGGACGCGTCGACGATCTCCTCGAGGTTGTCGACCGCGCCCGCGCGCTCGATCTTCGAGATGATGGGGATGTCCGCGCCGGCGGACTCCAGCGTCCGCGACACTTCGAGGACGTCGTCGGCGTCCCGGACGAACGACGCCGCGACGAAGTCCACGCCCGCCTCGGCGGCGAGTTCGAGGTCCTTCTCGTCTTTCTCCGTCACGACGTCGAGGTCGAGCGGGACGCCCGGGACGTTCACGCCCTTCCGCGACCCGAGCTCGCCGCCGGACTCCACGCGCGCGACCACGGTGTTCCGCGTGACCGACTCGACGACCGTCTCGATGCGGCCGTCGTCGAGCAGCACGCGGTCTCCGGGCTCGACCGCCGCGATGGCCGCCGAGAGCCCGACGCGCGACGGGGTCGCGTCCTCGCCGGGCGTGAACTCCACGGTGCTCCCGGTTTCGAGGTGGATCGGCTCGGGAATCTCCGCGGTGCGGACCTCCGGCCCCTGGAGGTCCATCATCACGGCGACCGGGTCGTCCGTCGCCTCGTCGACGCGTCGCACGGTCTCGATGATCTCGCGGCGGTCCTCGCGCGACCCGTGACTCGCGTTCAGTCGCGCGACGGACATCCCCGCGTCGGCGAGCGCACGGACCGTCGTGCGGTCCGCCGACGCCGGTCCGAGCGTACAGACGATTTT
This is a stretch of genomic DNA from Halocalculus aciditolerans. It encodes these proteins:
- the pyk gene encoding pyruvate kinase: MRNAKIVCTLGPASADRTTVRALADAGMSVARLNASHGSREDRREIIETVRRVDEATDDPVAVMMDLQGPEVRTAEIPEPIHLETGSTVEFTPGEDATPSRVGLSAAIAAVEPGDRVLLDDGRIETVVESVTRNTVVARVESGGELGSRKGVNVPGVPLDLDVVTEKDEKDLELAAEAGVDFVAASFVRDADDVLEVSRTLESAGADIPIISKIERAGAVDNLEEIVDASYGVMVARGDLGVELPMEDVPMIQKRIIRRCRETGTPVITATEMLDSMVRSRRPTRAEASDVANAVLDGTDGVMLSAETAVGDHPVRVVETMDRIVREAESSDEYAELLEQRVPNADDGRTDALARSARYLARDVDAAAVVVASESGFTARKVAKFRPGVPVVAATPRDRVRRQLVLSCGVTPEYAPYTDAGADAIIDGSVGAAIDANVVESGDTVVVLSGMMTELEGTDTANMLKVHVAAETLAVGRAVVSGRAAGPVVHLDDGDLSAVEPGSVAVLSADFDDEFTGDLSTLAGIVSADPGLTGYPAMVARELDVPMVSDAELPDVADGDVVTIDGERGIVYAGRIGGR